The following is a genomic window from Mustela erminea isolate mMusErm1 chromosome 2, mMusErm1.Pri, whole genome shotgun sequence.
AGAGCTAACAGCTCTTTGAATGTATATTAGTGTTTATGCTGATCCTCAGACACCTAGTTATAAAAGCATTACAAAGGGAGAGCTAAGAAGGCCGGAGAAGGATAAAGCTCTGGAATGGAGTCTTTCCATGGGCACCAAATAGTTAGTGTGGCTCTGACAGCCAGGGACTTGTCTTGGAGAGGACTTGATTCTAGAATTCCAAAAGAAACTTGAGAAATGTGGCAGATTTTCTTCTATTCCCCACAATGCACCTGACACAGTACTAGCAACACAGTACTTGCTAGGCGCTTTGAACCATGCCAGTGCTGAAGACACAGTCATTTTCAGCTCCATGACTGTGGACAACtttttaacctctttgagcctcagttttcttatctgtaaatggGTCTGCATTATAGGGATATCGGAGGGGATGAGATGAATCATCCTTTTAAACTGCTTATTAGGgcccccagctggctcagttggtggagaatgtgactcttgatcttggggttgtaggtttaagccccacattgggtgtagagattacttaaaaataaaatcttaaaaaaaaaaaaagtgcttatcAAAGTACCTAGCATGAGCATTCTAAACAGGATGGCAATTGCTTTGTTATTTTGCCCTCCAGAAGTTCGCCCTCATTCTGGTTAGTGAAAAAGTATGTTCCTGCATTAGGCAACATATAATGAAGGGCTAAGTTATATGGGTTTGTTTTTCAGTCGCACTGGAATATCAGTGAAGGGCTATGAGAAGGACTAGCATAGCAGGGGAGGCCTCCCAGAGCAAGAGCATCCAGGATCCGGGAGATGAGGAGGTGGACAGAGAGTAGTGGGAGAGCATGCGCagaagcagggaagtgggagtgAGGGCTGCTCCTGCAGGTGGttttgggggtggagagagggtgaGCCCAAGAATGGCCTGATACAAAGTAACAGGTGTTAAGGTTGGGAGCACTAATGGCCATTACCCACTGTGGTAAAGACTGGCTATGGAATAGACATCAAAGTTCATTAGtccttgaagaaaaagaaataataatagctaatactcTCCCTAGACTTGATAATGTTTTAAGCACTTCACCTGTTATAACTTATCTAATACTCAGAGTCGCCCCAGGACAGAGATACTAgtacttccattttacagatgagaagggtgaggcacagagagaataagtaacttgcccagggtcacagagagTCCCACTATCCCCATTGCTGGAAACCTAGCCAGCCATTCACTGAATGGTTATTGCATGATCAacatgggggagaggggaaggaggattGCTAAAGGAATTGCCCATGAAGGCTGGAGACACCAAGACATGGACTGTGGCCCCAGGGAACTCATAATCTACTGCAGCAGACAAGACCCAACTCTCTAGGAGCGAGAAAGAGCAGTGCAGGCAGGGGTGCTGCCTTGCCTTGAAGCAGCAGTGCAGAGGGCAGCCCCAGTCCTCATAGTCTGTCCACCTCATAGGCTCAGTAGAACCCTCTGGGCTATGAGACAGAGGGGAGCACAATGGCCAAtggattggggggtggggcagagggtcGGGGGCCAgcccagagccagagggagaagccttGGCAAAGGCCAAGGGGAGTGAGAAACTGGGCCTGAAACCCGACTGCGGCCCCAGGACAGGGCAGGGCCCGGCAGGTGTGACAAAGCAGGAATGCGGAGGCTGCACGGAACGGCTGACCCCTGCAGTCATTTCCTTTCCAGCCAGAGAACAATGGCTCAAAAACAAGTGCAGCCCCTCCGCTTTCCCGCCTCGCTGTCCACACGCGCTGGCCCTCCTGGGGCTGAGCGAATGGAAAGCCGCGATCCTGGAGGGCGCCGGCTCCCTTCCGCCCTGCTCTCCCGAGCTCCCAGAGGTCCGGGGCGCCACCGCGCTCACAGGCACGCTCTCCCTCCCCTCGCAGGCCCGGCGCTCGGTCAGCTGCCTGGAGAGTCGCTGAGGGATGAGGACGCCACAGCCCGGCGGAACGCACTCCCTGCTCTCGTGGCCCGGAGCGCGCAGCGCCCAGGAGCCGGGCAGAGCCTGACGCCCTGTCGTCTCCCCTCGCGCACGGGGCTCTGCGAGTGACCCGACCGGCCAGCTCCCTGCTGCATGGAACGGCTGCAGAAGGTGCGCGGGGGCCGCCCCCACGTCCGCGGGCGGTGGGCGGCCTGGGCAGCGGGTTGGGGTCGGCTTCCCCGCGGAGAGGCAGGTCGGGCGTCGACGGTGCCACCTGGTGGCTGCCCGCGGCGCCGCACCTTGCGTCCTCAGAGACCTAGGGAAGCCCTCCCccgcctccaccccaccccccccccgcctccgccCGGCCCTCCACCCGGTGGAGAGCCCTGCCCGCTCCGGCCCTGGCACGCACGCTCACTCCCACCCGCCCGCCTTTCACTCTCCCCAGCAACCACTGACCTCCCCTGGGAGCGTCAGCTCCTCCCGAGACTCCAGTGTTCCTGGCTCTCCCTCCAGCATCGTGGTGAGTATCTCTCGGCCACCAGCACCCTCAGGCAGGGAcgagggagtggggtggggaacgTGCTGGGCCGCTTCACCCAGAGCCTCCCAGACGACGGTTCTGCCGGGactggtaggcagagagaagccagaaatccagaGAAGGTTCCCCACAGCCGGCTTCCACTGGTCTGGTCTTGCCTCCTTGTACCCAAAGTGCTAGGTGAAGGACCATCATTTTTTAAGGTGACTCTCTAgacctttaaaaattcaaacaatagAATTATTAACTAATAGGAGCTGGTATCTCAAATGCTGCCCGTTTTCTTCCTGAGACATGGCAAGTCTAGCTTGTAAGGTCAGAATGCTAGTGAGGCTTTCAGCACGTCTGCTTCATTCCTGCCATTTCCCTTCAGGCCAAGATGGACAATCAGGTGCTGGGCTACAAAGACTTGGCTGCCATCCCCAAGGACAAGGCCATCCTGGACATCGAGCGGCCTGACCTCATGATCTATGAGCCACACTTTACCTATTCTCTCCTGGAGCACGTGGAGCTGCCCAGAAGCCGGGAGGTGAGGGCTGGGAGGCTCCTCTTGGACGGGACTTGGGGGAAGGGCTCCCCCAGCTACACAGGGGAGGAGGCGGaatccctctcctgcttcctttcctggcGGCAAGACTCCAAAACAAGAAAGGGAACTGTGGGCAGAAATCAACCAATGATCCGCTCAGTGTCTGTGGAGAGCCGGCAGAGatggctggaggctggggggtAGCTCCACGTGGAGAACAGGGAAGGCCACGTTTGAATGGCAGCCTCGCAGAGCAGGGGGTGAGGGGCCATGGAGGAGAAGCATGGGAGTGCACAGAAAGACCAAACTGGCCCGAAGCCCCCCCGGAACGCTTTACTGGGAGGCTGGAAGTCCTAGCTGAGTGACAATGGGAAGGCGTGGTTTCAGTTTCCCCTCCAGTAAAATAGAGGTGATACTTCCCCGGCCACCCTCCACACCGGGGATGGAAGTGCCAGAGGTAACCCACGGCAGCTGCTTTGGAAACTATTCCAGAAAGGGGTTGTGGCACCGCTGAGCAGGGGAGCCGAGAGGCAGGCTTGAGGGGGAGACTTGACCGCCTGGCAGGGAGCCCAGACTCCATCCTGGATGCGCAAGGTTCTTGGCCCTTACCCTGAGTGCTAGGCCAGAGCCACCTCCAGCTGGCCTGCGGACCACAAGCACACTGCGCAAGATCCGTGCCTTCTCTGTGcctgcagagaaagagaggactctGCCCAGGAGAGCACTAAGAGGGAGAAGGCTGGAGGGCCAGTGCTGGGAACTGGCAAGGACTGAGAGAGAAGATGCAGCTCCAAGATATGCCAGACACTGGTGCAGAGTTGGGTGGGGGATGAGGCAGTCCCTCCGGGGTTTCTAGGGCTGAGGATTTACCCCTACCCTTGTGGCTCTGACCAGCCTCCTCTCCATCCGCAGCGCTCACTGTCACCCAAATCCACAtcccccccaccatccccagaGGTGAGTCTGCCCCACACCTGACACttgcccagctccccacccccacacatatGCAGGGCCCGAAGGATGACCTCATCCTGTCGCCGACCAGCTCTGGGGCCATCTGTCTGTCTGACCCAGGACCTCATTTAGCCCTTTCTCCCTGGGTCGGACACCACCAGCAGGTCGAGCCCTTGGAcacccttcctctgccctggggTTGGGGGCTCGTGGGCTGCTAGGGTTGGGGGGACAGAGATGGTGGAGTGAGGTGAAGCAGTGTCTCCATGGGCTGGAGAGGGTTAGGGTGGGGGACCTGGGAGCTTTAGCCAACCGCACTTCTGCTCTGCAGGTATGGGCGGAGAGCCGGTCCCCTGGAACTATCTCTCAGGCTTCAGCCCCAAGAACCACTGGGACCCCCCGGACTCCGCTACCCCATTTCCACCATCCGGGTAGGTTTTTATGGCGGGGTGGGGCACCCTTCCCCGAGGATCTCTTTTTCCTACAGGCACCGAAGCTTCTTATTCTCAGTCCCCCCACTTTCTGGGGTATAGGCTCACTCCAGAATGGCCAGATCCCCTCTTGCCAGGACCACAGGCAGAACTCCCCAAAATGATGGGCCCTGTTGTGCCTTTGCTCCCACCCAACAAGAAAAGTGTGAAAACAGCCCCTTGAGAGACAGCTCCAGAAACTCTGGTTCTGTCTTGGCTCTGGGCAGGAGCCCCTGAGTTTCATTGCCTTCTCCCATCCCATTTGTGCCCTTCTCCTCAATGAGCCAGTCTTGCCCACCATCAGCATATCCTTCTCATCGGCTCTTGCTCCCTGTCCACAGAGACCACCCGCCCAGATTCCAACATCTACAAGAAGCCACCCATCTACAAGCAGAGAGGTGAGGGCTCCCCTCcctgagctgggctgggaggcCGTGGGAGAAAAGCCATCCATAACAGCACGTAACCTCTGCCCAGTGCTTTTTGTTGTGCCCTGTTTTCACACACATGGTACCACGGTATGACCGGGACAGCTGAAGGAGTCGGGGGCTCGGGTGGGCTGAAGTGGCCTGACTCGGGGTGGGGACTGACCCTGGCCTCCACCCGCAGAGTCCACGGCAGGCAGCCCTCAGAGCAAGCACCTCATCGAGGACCTCATCATCGAGTCCTCCAAGTTCCCTGCAGCCCAGCCGCCCGACCCCAACCAGCCGGCCAAGATTGAAACCGACTATTGGCCATGCCCCCCGTCGCTGGCGGTCGTGGGTAGGAGACCgtgctggagaggggaggggaggcccgGGACACCACCTCATAGTCTGTGTTGAAGCTCCACGAGCCCACCTTCTCCCCACTGCCACCCTCTGTCCTTCATGACACTCATGGCCCATCGCTATTCCCTGCCTTCCTCTAGCTCTTGGTGTACATGGTCCTGCTTGTGggtcttcccctccctttccattCACTTAACTGGACAACTCAGCAGACATTGACCAAATGTCTGCATCCCGGGCTCTAGGATTGGAGCTCTgttctggaaaagagaaagtggaaTGAGAGAATTAGGTCATGTGACTATGTGTTGCCTACTCAGCTTTACCAGAAGGCTAGAgaacattacttttatttttctttaaggcttttattgctttattgaaaaagacagagtgagagagagcacagcagggaggagagggagaagcaggctccccgctgagcagggagcccaatgtgtggcttgatcctaggacccccagatcatgagccgagccaaagacagatgcccaaccgactgagccatccaggcgcccctccttttattttttacaaagtaGTCTGTAGTGTTCTCTTGAAGGGGCAGCCCAGCGCCTAATAAATGCTTGGTGAGTGAATGGCTGATTGATGAGCCTGCTTGTGCCCGTGTTCCCCAGAGACAgaatggaggaagaggaaggcatctcggaggggggcagaggaagaggaagaggaggaagatgatgaCTCCGGGGAGGAGATGAAGGCTCTCAGGGAGCGTCAGCGAGAGGAACTCAGTAAGGTAGCATCTCGCTTCACCCCAGCCACCCTGCCCATATCTTCTTGGGGACAAAAGTCCCAGATCTCTAGCTGTTCTGTTCTGAATGGTTTTGTACCTGAAGAAAATCCTTGTAGGAACATAAGGAATTCCGCTTTTTCCCGGACATCGGGTTGCTGCTGCTGAAGGGACACCAGGACCTCACGCTGCTTTGGGGGAACACTAGTTAACTTAGggttaagggaaagaaaagggtgCCCCCGTCCCAGTGCCAGGCTTCAGGAGGCTAAGTTCGTGGGAAGAGGAGCAAGAACAGCAGGAGAGAGGGTGTCGGGAGTCATGGAAAGGCCACAAGAGTGGCTGGGGCTGGTGCTCTGGGAGAGTGACCTGGGATGCAGAGGCCACTTGGATGCAGCACCGACTCCTTGCTCTCGGGGGTGGCCAGACCCAGTGTGGCAGCGCTTCAGACCAGAGTGACAGGCCCCACAGGCTCCAGGGCACAAACCAGCGGCTTGGGAATGCAGGTATCCGGCTCCGCTGGAGGTAAGAACTGAGTACGGaagtcttcctctctctttctccaggtTACTTCCAACTTGGGAAAGATGATCTTgaaagaagagatggaaaagtCCTTGCCTATCCGGAGGAAAACCCGCTCTCTGCCTGACAGGACACCCTTTCATACCTGTGAGTGCCACAGCTGGGGCCCCAAATCACGTGGCCAGACCTCGAGGCCAGAACCACAGGGTCTGAGTCCGTCTATCATATGGGGGTACAGGAGACAGAAGGTTCTGTCACTGGCATGTCAAGGCAATCACGCTCTCCTCAGGGCAAGGATACCAATCGTGGAATAAGACTAGGTGATAAAAGATAGTATCAGCTAAAGCAGAATGAacaaattttgtttcattgacaaaacatttattgagtgtctaacATATGCTGGACATGGGATTATAAAGAGTGAAAAGATATATTCTCTTCAGACACTGAGGACAGCGTGGGAGCAGAGGTAAGGAACAGGAAATGTTCTGGTCCGCTTACAGGCCTGCAGGAGCCTGCAGTTCCAGAACCCAGAGTGTGCCTTGGGGTGACGGATCAGCCAGAGACGCGGTAGCCTGGGCTTTGGGTACTATACCTTCATCGCTGGAGTCTACCCCGAACTTCCCCAGAGCCGCATGgctgcagcagagggagggagatgtGAGAACCCAACCTGAAACTCTGAGGCCTATGAAAGCCTAGTCTCGGAGCCAAGCTCCACTCCTGTTGGTCAGAGCAGCTCAGCGGGCAGCCTCCACTAGGGCGAGGGGAGAGGCATTCCATTGCCTgatgaaggcagtggctcaaagGCACACAGGCTGGGAGAGAACAGGCAGGCCATCTTCGGAGACACTCCACCACATTTT
Proteins encoded in this region:
- the DMTN gene encoding dematin isoform X4, with the protein product MERLQKAKMDNQVLGYKDLAAIPKDKAILDIERPDLMIYEPHFTYSLLEHVELPRSRERSLSPKSTSPPPSPEVWAESRSPGTISQASAPRTTGTPRTPLPHFHHPETTRPDSNIYKKPPIYKQRESTAGSPQSKHLIEDLIIESSKFPAAQPPDPNQPAKIETDYWPCPPSLAVVETEWRKRKASRRGAEEEEEEEDDDSGEEMKALRERQREELSKVTSNLGKMILKEEMEKSLPIRRKTRSLPDRTPFHTSLHAGTSKSSSLPAYGRTTLSRLQSTDFSPSGSETGSPGLQNGEGQRGRMDRGNSLPCVLEQKIYPYEMLVVTNKGRTKLPPGVDRMRLERHLSAEDFSRVFSMSPEEFSKLALWKRNELKKKASLF
- the DMTN gene encoding dematin isoform X6 gives rise to the protein MERLQKAKMDNQVLGYKDLAAIPKDKAILDIERPDLMIYEPHFTYSLLEHVELPRSRERSLSPKSTSPPPSPEVWAESRSPGTISQASAPRTTGTPRTPLPHFHHPETTRPDSNIYKKPPIYKQRESTAGSPQSKHLIEDLIIESSKFPAAQPPDPNQPAKIETDYWPCPPSLAVVETEWRKRKASRRGAEEEEEEEDDDSGEEMKALRERQREELSKVTSNLGKMILKEEMEKSLPIRRKTRSLPDRTPFHTSLHAGTSKSSSLPAYGRTTLSRLQSTDFSPSGSETGSPGLQIYPYEMLVVTNKGRTKLPPGVDRMRLERHLSAEDFSRVFSMSPEEFSKLALWKRNELKKKASLF
- the DMTN gene encoding dematin isoform X5, producing the protein MERLQKAKMDNQVLGYKDLAAIPKDKAILDIERPDLMIYEPHFTYSLLEHVELPRSREVWAESRSPGTISQASAPRTTGTPRTPLPHFHHPETTRPDSNIYKKPPIYKQRESTAGSPQSKHLIEDLIIESSKFPAAQPPDPNQPAKIETDYWPCPPSLAVVETEWRKRKASRRGAEEEEEEEDDDSGEEMKALRERQREELSKVTSNLGKMILKEEMEKSLPIRRKTRSLPDRTPFHTSLHAGTSKSSSLPAYGRTTLSRLQSTDFSPSGSETGSPGLQNGEGQRGRMDRGNSLPCVLEQKIYPYEMLVVTNKGRTKLPPGVDRMRLERHLSAEDFSRVFSMSPEEFSKLALWKRNELKKKASLF
- the DMTN gene encoding dematin isoform X1, producing the protein MERLQKQPLTSPGSVSSSRDSSVPGSPSSIVAKMDNQVLGYKDLAAIPKDKAILDIERPDLMIYEPHFTYSLLEHVELPRSRERSLSPKSTSPPPSPEVWAESRSPGTISQASAPRTTGTPRTPLPHFHHPETTRPDSNIYKKPPIYKQRESTAGSPQSKHLIEDLIIESSKFPAAQPPDPNQPAKIETDYWPCPPSLAVVETEWRKRKASRRGAEEEEEEEDDDSGEEMKALRERQREELSKVTSNLGKMILKEEMEKSLPIRRKTRSLPDRTPFHTSLHAGTSKSSSLPAYGRTTLSRLQSTDFSPSGSETGSPGLQNGEGQRGRMDRGNSLPCVLEQKIYPYEMLVVTNKGRTKLPPGVDRMRLERHLSAEDFSRVFSMSPEEFSKLALWKRNELKKKASLF
- the DMTN gene encoding dematin isoform X3: MERLQKQPLTSPGSVSSSRDSSVPGSPSSIVAKMDNQVLGYKDLAAIPKDKAILDIERPDLMIYEPHFTYSLLEHVELPRSRERSLSPKSTSPPPSPEVWAESRSPGTISQASAPRTTGTPRTPLPHFHHPETTRPDSNIYKKPPIYKQRESTAGSPQSKHLIEDLIIESSKFPAAQPPDPNQPAKIETDYWPCPPSLAVVETEWRKRKASRRGAEEEEEEEDDDSGEEMKALRERQREELSKVTSNLGKMILKEEMEKSLPIRRKTRSLPDRTPFHTSLHAGTSKSSSLPAYGRTTLSRLQSTDFSPSGSETGSPGLQIYPYEMLVVTNKGRTKLPPGVDRMRLERHLSAEDFSRVFSMSPEEFSKLALWKRNELKKKASLF
- the DMTN gene encoding dematin isoform X2 is translated as MERLQKQPLTSPGSVSSSRDSSVPGSPSSIVAKMDNQVLGYKDLAAIPKDKAILDIERPDLMIYEPHFTYSLLEHVELPRSREVWAESRSPGTISQASAPRTTGTPRTPLPHFHHPETTRPDSNIYKKPPIYKQRESTAGSPQSKHLIEDLIIESSKFPAAQPPDPNQPAKIETDYWPCPPSLAVVETEWRKRKASRRGAEEEEEEEDDDSGEEMKALRERQREELSKVTSNLGKMILKEEMEKSLPIRRKTRSLPDRTPFHTSLHAGTSKSSSLPAYGRTTLSRLQSTDFSPSGSETGSPGLQNGEGQRGRMDRGNSLPCVLEQKIYPYEMLVVTNKGRTKLPPGVDRMRLERHLSAEDFSRVFSMSPEEFSKLALWKRNELKKKASLF
- the DMTN gene encoding dematin isoform X7, which produces MERLQKAKMDNQVLGYKDLAAIPKDKAILDIERPDLMIYEPHFTYSLLEHVELPRSREVWAESRSPGTISQASAPRTTGTPRTPLPHFHHPETTRPDSNIYKKPPIYKQRESTAGSPQSKHLIEDLIIESSKFPAAQPPDPNQPAKIETDYWPCPPSLAVVETEWRKRKASRRGAEEEEEEEDDDSGEEMKALRERQREELSKVTSNLGKMILKEEMEKSLPIRRKTRSLPDRTPFHTSLHAGTSKSSSLPAYGRTTLSRLQSTDFSPSGSETGSPGLQIYPYEMLVVTNKGRTKLPPGVDRMRLERHLSAEDFSRVFSMSPEEFSKLALWKRNELKKKASLF
- the DMTN gene encoding dematin isoform X8, with translation MERLQKQPLTSPGSVSSSRDSSVPGSPSSIVAKMDNQVLGYKDLAAIPKDKAILDIERPDLMIYEPHFTYSLLEHVELPRSRERSLSPKSTSPPPSPEVWAESRSPGTISQASAPRTTGTPRTPLPHFHHPETTRPDSNIYKKPPIYKQRESTAGSPQSKHLIEDLIIESSKFPAAQPPDPNQPAKIETDYWPCPPSLAVVETEWRKRKASRRGAEEEEEEEDDDSGEEMKALRERQREELSKVTSNLGKMILKEEMEKSLPIRRKTRSLPDRTPFHTSLHAGTSKSSSLPAYGRTTLSRLQSTDFSPSGSETGSPGERQGGPNRPQGSLRL